The genomic segment CACCGGGGGGAACAACTACTGGCCGAATTGGATTTATCCGCCAAGCGCCACCAACAGGCCCGCACCCTTTCCGGCGGGATGAAGCGGCGGCTCAACCTGCTCATGGCCCTGGTGCATGACCCCGAAATTGTGGTGTTCGATGAGCCGGAAGCCGGGCTTGACCCGCAGAGCCGGGTAAAGGTGCGCGAGTACATCCAATCGCTGGCCCGCCAAAAAACCGTTATCCTTACTACCCACAACATGGACGAAGCCGACCGCGTAGCCGACCGCGTGGCCATTATTGACCACGGCGAATTACTGGTGCTGGATACCCCCGCCGCGCTCAAGCGCCGGGTGGG from the Anaerolineae bacterium genome contains:
- a CDS encoding ABC transporter ATP-binding protein, with the translated sequence HRGEQLLAELDLSAKRHQQARTLSGGMKRRLNLLMALVHDPEIVVFDEPEAGLDPQSRVKVREYIQSLARQKTVILTTHNMDEADRVADRVAIIDHGELLVLDTPAALKRRVGEGDVVEIQLNGPLDATLAQQAQESLAPQVAEAVVEVERKMLTVRALNAVGALPTILATLENVGLPAGEVRVRENTLEDVFIQLTGRRLRP